From one Catellatospora sp. IY07-71 genomic stretch:
- a CDS encoding SpoIIE family protein phosphatase yields the protein MNVFTGHDTAGPDGPAAPADLDGMPWAELLDGSDEMIFTVDRGGVVRFANAEAVRVLGVAAGRAVTAPPLAAVVQGPPGAFDADLAERRLRGRGVRSGEHTLWYVRDVTEQVMRVDALLAERWRSAFLADAGRRLGSCLNRGRAARTTALLAVPALADCAVVVCDDERELSWIRIDAGPEDRTESAGTLPRWGVPPGSALDQALTGLTVQDDPRLGEDIAALLADGFGPVGSAMVVPLPGHGLPAGALVLARHAGRAPFEAVEVHLVRQFAARAGAAISAAALYAAQADAAELVQRSVEPPALPQVPGVALGAAYRPAWERLRIGGDFYDVRPGPDGRWMFVLGDVCGKGIEAAVQSGNIRQSLRALWLTESCPSRLLDLLNRATLTGDGPTLATLMIGAMTPEPDGSLTVSLATGGHAPPLLMRAADEAAEVDISGTAIGLLLDAPFGQAQVVLGPGDALVLYTDGVTEARGRSADRPFFGPQRLAAELQAYRGAPAAVIAERVAQRVTDWVGDRLQDDIAVLVIQAAGGPTGPAA from the coding sequence GTGAACGTTTTCACCGGCCACGACACCGCCGGCCCGGACGGTCCGGCCGCGCCCGCAGACCTCGACGGGATGCCCTGGGCCGAGCTGCTGGACGGCTCCGACGAGATGATCTTCACGGTCGACCGCGGCGGCGTCGTCCGTTTCGCCAACGCCGAGGCGGTGCGCGTCCTCGGCGTCGCGGCCGGACGGGCCGTGACCGCCCCGCCGCTGGCCGCCGTCGTACAGGGACCGCCGGGCGCGTTCGACGCCGACCTGGCCGAGCGGCGGTTGCGCGGCCGCGGCGTGCGCTCCGGCGAGCACACCCTCTGGTATGTCCGCGACGTCACCGAACAGGTCATGCGCGTCGACGCGCTGCTGGCCGAGCGGTGGCGCTCGGCGTTCCTCGCCGACGCGGGCCGCCGCCTCGGCTCCTGCCTCAACCGCGGGCGCGCCGCGCGGACCACGGCGCTGCTCGCCGTGCCCGCGCTGGCCGACTGCGCCGTGGTCGTCTGCGACGACGAGCGGGAGCTGTCCTGGATCCGGATCGACGCCGGTCCCGAGGACCGGACGGAGAGCGCCGGCACGCTGCCGAGGTGGGGCGTGCCGCCCGGCAGCGCCCTGGACCAGGCCCTGACCGGGCTCACCGTGCAGGACGACCCCCGGCTCGGCGAGGACATCGCCGCCCTGCTCGCCGACGGGTTCGGGCCGGTCGGCTCGGCGATGGTCGTGCCGCTGCCGGGCCACGGCCTGCCGGCCGGGGCGCTGGTGCTGGCCCGGCATGCCGGCCGTGCGCCGTTCGAGGCGGTGGAGGTGCACCTGGTCCGCCAGTTCGCGGCACGGGCGGGCGCGGCGATCAGCGCCGCCGCGCTGTACGCGGCCCAGGCCGACGCCGCGGAGCTGGTGCAGCGCAGTGTCGAGCCGCCCGCGCTGCCGCAGGTGCCCGGTGTCGCGCTCGGCGCCGCCTACCGCCCCGCGTGGGAGCGGCTGCGCATCGGCGGCGACTTCTACGACGTACGCCCCGGTCCCGACGGCCGGTGGATGTTCGTGCTGGGCGACGTGTGCGGCAAGGGCATCGAGGCCGCCGTGCAGTCGGGCAACATACGCCAGAGCCTGCGCGCGCTGTGGCTGACCGAGTCGTGCCCGTCCCGGCTGCTCGACCTGCTCAACCGGGCGACGCTGACCGGTGACGGGCCGACGCTGGCCACGCTGATGATCGGAGCGATGACGCCGGAACCCGACGGCTCGCTCACGGTGAGCCTCGCCACCGGCGGTCACGCGCCGCCGCTGCTGATGCGGGCCGCCGACGAGGCGGCCGAGGTCGACATCTCCGGCACCGCCATCGGCCTGCTCCTCGACGCGCCGTTCGGGCAGGCACAGGTCGTGCTCGGGCCGGGCGACGCGCTGGTCCTCTACACCGACGGCGTCACCGAGGCCCGCGGCAGGTCCGCCGACCGCCCGTTCTTCGGCCCGCAGCGGCTGGCCGCCGAGTTGCAGGCCTACCGTGGCGCACCCGCGGCGGTCATCGCCGAACGCGTCGCGCAGCGGGTCACCGACTGGGTCGGCGACCGCCTTCAGGACGACATCGCGGTGCTCGTGATCCAGGCCGCGGGCGGGCCGACGGGACCAGCAGCATGA
- a CDS encoding serine/threonine-protein kinase — protein MSTTAAGSWQTGTLLDDRYRLAAPVGSGGSATVWQARDERLGRMVAVKLLNPRFVADEWAVQRLSTEAQALARLRHRHIAEVYDFGLDRQDDRVPVAFLVMELIDGSSVGQALHGGRSLPWPQAVAVAAQTAGALAAAHARGVVHRDIAPGNILLTGDGVQIIDFGICASTGSDEVGPDGNLIGTPAYLAPERVDGQPVQPAADVYALGVLLYRMLSGELPWRADTPVGLLTAPRFRPPDPLPDIEGLPPAVAAAVTACLDRDPAARPTAAQLAQTLGEVDIAGPAAAVGAALPADAAATLTHILPWQPLAEPAVPRRRGRTVALAAGVAGLAAAAVAVWVLNGSKPSEPSTAVPAASAPPACDATFQLRDDTGRRFAATVTVVNAAGDTRSPARISFDLPGTQRVDTDARWRQDGRTVTATGTRELAPDARLSLPVSWTYQESNPLPTAFRLDGRPCAASLLGPAGAPITGQPSPTVQAPGSAEPTGPVPPPQQSPGTDPEPASPSPEPSPTEAASPPAPSPSTAEDGQEEDVTGQPAAGSGPLGRPW, from the coding sequence ATGAGCACCACCGCGGCTGGATCCTGGCAGACGGGCACGCTGCTCGACGACCGCTATCGGCTTGCCGCGCCCGTCGGCAGCGGCGGCAGCGCCACCGTCTGGCAGGCCCGTGACGAGCGGCTCGGCCGCATGGTCGCCGTGAAGCTGCTCAATCCGCGGTTCGTGGCCGACGAGTGGGCGGTGCAGCGGCTGAGCACCGAGGCGCAGGCCCTGGCCCGGCTGCGGCACCGCCACATCGCCGAGGTGTACGACTTCGGCCTGGACCGCCAGGACGACCGGGTCCCGGTCGCGTTCCTGGTCATGGAGCTGATCGACGGCAGTTCCGTCGGCCAGGCGCTGCACGGCGGGCGAAGCCTGCCCTGGCCGCAGGCCGTCGCGGTCGCCGCGCAGACCGCCGGTGCGCTCGCCGCCGCGCACGCCCGCGGAGTCGTGCACCGCGACATCGCGCCCGGCAACATCCTGCTCACCGGCGACGGCGTGCAGATCATCGACTTCGGCATCTGCGCCTCCACGGGCAGCGACGAGGTCGGCCCGGACGGCAACCTGATCGGCACCCCGGCCTACCTCGCACCCGAACGGGTCGACGGGCAGCCGGTCCAGCCCGCCGCCGACGTGTACGCCCTGGGCGTGCTGCTGTACCGCATGCTCAGCGGCGAGCTGCCCTGGCGGGCCGACACCCCGGTCGGCCTGCTCACCGCGCCGCGTTTCCGGCCGCCGGATCCGTTGCCCGACATCGAGGGCCTGCCCCCGGCCGTCGCGGCGGCGGTGACCGCCTGCCTCGACCGCGATCCCGCCGCCAGGCCCACGGCCGCGCAGCTCGCGCAGACCCTCGGCGAGGTGGACATCGCCGGTCCGGCGGCGGCCGTCGGCGCGGCGCTGCCCGCCGATGCCGCCGCCACCCTGACCCACATCCTGCCCTGGCAGCCGCTTGCCGAACCCGCCGTGCCCCGCCGCCGCGGCCGTACGGTGGCGCTCGCGGCCGGGGTCGCCGGACTCGCCGCAGCCGCCGTCGCGGTATGGGTCCTGAACGGCTCCAAGCCGTCCGAGCCTTCGACGGCGGTGCCCGCCGCCAGCGCCCCGCCCGCGTGCGACGCGACTTTCCAGCTGCGCGACGACACCGGCCGCCGATTCGCGGCGACGGTCACGGTGGTCAACGCCGCCGGGGACACCCGGAGCCCGGCACGGATCTCGTTCGACCTGCCCGGCACGCAGCGCGTCGACACCGACGCGCGGTGGCGGCAGGACGGCCGGACCGTCACCGCCACCGGCACCCGGGAGCTGGCTCCCGACGCCCGGCTGAGCCTGCCCGTCAGCTGGACCTATCAGGAGAGCAATCCGCTGCCGACCGCGTTCCGGCTCGACGGCCGGCCGTGCGCGGCGTCCCTGCTCGGACCGGCGGGCGCGCCCATCACCGGACAGCCGAGCCCGACCGTCCAGGCGCCCGGATCCGCCGAGCCCACCGGCCCGGTGCCGCCGCCGCAGCAGAGCCCCGGAACGGATCCGGAACCGGCTTCACCCAGCCCCGAGCCCAGCCCGACGGAGGCCGCGAGCCCGCCCGCGCCCTCACCGTCCACAGCGGAGGACGGACAGGAGGAGGACGTCACCGGGCAGCCCGCCGCAGGAAGTGGACCGCTGGGCAGACCTTGGTAG
- a CDS encoding isoprenylcysteine carboxylmethyltransferase family protein produces the protein MTAAWFALTANLTGAVYAFGVRSYLAWRATRDTGMRLGTQPPGSLAWWARVLFVGALALLLAAPVAALAGLPALAVATAVTVTGAVLTAAGTVMVVLAQLTMGSSWRVGVDPAERTDLVVGGLFRFCRNPIFTAMGMTAAGTLLLVPNLVSAAGLVALLVGVQLQVRVVEEPYLLGAHGAAYRRYAARTGRFLPLVGRLKTAALGEA, from the coding sequence ATGACGGCCGCGTGGTTCGCGCTGACGGCCAACCTCACCGGCGCCGTCTACGCCTTCGGGGTGCGCAGCTACCTGGCCTGGCGCGCCACCCGTGACACGGGCATGCGGCTGGGCACCCAGCCGCCGGGCTCGCTCGCCTGGTGGGCCAGGGTGCTGTTCGTCGGGGCGCTGGCGCTGCTGCTCGCCGCGCCGGTGGCGGCGCTGGCGGGCCTGCCGGCTCTCGCCGTGGCCACCGCCGTGACCGTCACCGGTGCGGTGCTCACCGCCGCCGGGACCGTCATGGTGGTGCTGGCGCAGCTGACCATGGGCTCGTCCTGGCGGGTCGGGGTGGACCCGGCCGAGCGCACCGACCTGGTGGTGGGTGGGCTGTTCCGGTTCTGCCGCAACCCGATCTTCACCGCGATGGGCATGACGGCCGCGGGCACACTGCTGCTGGTGCCGAACCTGGTCAGCGCGGCCGGCCTGGTGGCGCTGCTCGTCGGGGTGCAGTTGCAGGTGCGCGTGGTCGAGGAGCCGTACCTGCTCGGCGCGCACGGCGCGGCCTACCGTCGGTACGCCGCCCGCACCGGCCGGTTCCTGCCGCTGGTGGGCCGCCTGAAGACCGCCGCCCTGGGGGAGGCGTAG
- a CDS encoding B12-binding domain-containing protein: MTTAVSEADRARYLDLVGQGAQAPAVDFALALAERGVPPRDVLLDLVAPTQAVIGDRWARNEWSVAQEHAATHVSEHVVAALAAHHRPRAAERGILVVACVDGEWHALPARLFAEVVRWDGWDVRFLGASVPGPHLISYLHRHGPEVVAVSCSVPTRLAAAHRVIEAAQSTATPVLAGGRGFGPAACWGRTLGADRVAGDAREAIEVLRTWPGLSLAESEPRRESFVSDDEHVLIAKRGPQLVASGMEALAERFPVVGRHTPAQREATEFDLGQIVEFLCAGLLVDDPELFGTFLDWLCVVLGTRHVPLPTVDLVLDVYQQQLYDFPRARAHLAAGRRRLVR, from the coding sequence ATGACCACTGCCGTGTCCGAAGCGGACCGCGCGCGATACCTCGACCTGGTCGGCCAGGGCGCGCAGGCGCCCGCCGTCGATTTCGCGCTCGCCCTCGCCGAGCGGGGCGTGCCGCCCCGCGACGTGCTGCTCGACCTGGTCGCACCGACCCAGGCGGTGATCGGCGACCGGTGGGCGCGCAACGAGTGGAGTGTCGCCCAGGAGCACGCGGCGACCCATGTCAGCGAGCACGTGGTCGCCGCGCTGGCCGCCCACCACCGGCCGCGAGCCGCCGAGCGGGGCATCCTCGTGGTGGCGTGCGTGGACGGCGAGTGGCACGCGCTGCCCGCACGGCTGTTCGCCGAGGTGGTCCGCTGGGACGGCTGGGACGTGCGGTTCCTGGGCGCCAGCGTGCCGGGGCCGCACCTGATCTCCTACCTGCACCGCCACGGCCCCGAGGTGGTGGCCGTCAGCTGCTCGGTGCCGACCCGGCTGGCCGCCGCGCACCGCGTCATCGAGGCGGCGCAGAGCACCGCGACGCCCGTGCTGGCCGGCGGCCGCGGGTTCGGCCCGGCGGCGTGCTGGGGGCGGACGCTGGGCGCCGACCGGGTGGCCGGTGACGCCCGCGAGGCGATCGAGGTGCTGCGCACCTGGCCGGGGCTGTCCCTGGCCGAGAGCGAACCGCGGCGCGAGTCGTTCGTCAGTGACGACGAGCACGTGCTGATCGCCAAGCGCGGTCCGCAGCTGGTCGCCTCCGGCATGGAGGCCCTGGCCGAGCGGTTCCCCGTGGTGGGCCGCCACACCCCGGCCCAGCGGGAGGCCACCGAGTTCGACCTCGGCCAGATCGTCGAGTTCCTGTGCGCCGGGCTGCTCGTCGATGACCCGGAGCTGTTCGGGACGTTCCTCGACTGGCTCTGCGTCGTCCTGGGCACCCGGCATGTCCCGCTGCCCACGGTCGACCTGGTGCTCGACGTGTACCAGCAGCAGCTCTACGACTTTCCCCGGGCGCGGGCGCACCTCGCCGCCGGGCGCCGTCGGCTGGTTCGCTGA
- a CDS encoding cation diffusion facilitator family transporter, giving the protein MREHHDHDHDGHSHSVSVSADADRRWLAVALVVIAGFMLVEVAVGVVAQSLALISDAAHMLTDAAAIVLALFALRIAARPAGGRYTFGLARAEVLSAAANGLSLLLLAGWLGVEAAGRLADPPPVTGWMVVVTGVLGLAVNVVAAWAISRADRARLNIEGAYQHVLMDMFASGAAVAAGVVVMLTGWVRADAVATLVVVALMVRGAWPLLRESGRVLLNAAPAHVRPDDLGTDMLAVDGVVEVHDLHVWALDGEQAALSAHVLVGEPADCHEVRQALERRLAAAHGIRHTTLQVDHFGERPADVEHCEVAHGQVHRRRQYSG; this is encoded by the coding sequence ATGCGCGAGCATCACGACCACGACCACGACGGACACTCGCACAGCGTCAGCGTCAGCGCCGACGCGGACCGGCGCTGGCTCGCCGTCGCGCTGGTGGTCATCGCCGGGTTCATGCTGGTCGAGGTCGCCGTCGGGGTCGTCGCACAGTCGCTGGCGCTGATCTCGGATGCGGCGCACATGCTCACCGACGCCGCCGCGATCGTGCTGGCGCTGTTCGCCCTGCGGATCGCGGCCCGGCCCGCCGGGGGCCGCTACACGTTCGGCCTCGCCCGCGCGGAGGTCCTGTCCGCGGCGGCCAACGGGCTGAGCCTGCTGCTGCTGGCCGGCTGGCTGGGCGTGGAGGCGGCCGGGCGGCTGGCCGACCCGCCGCCGGTCACCGGATGGATGGTCGTGGTCACGGGCGTGCTCGGGCTGGCGGTCAACGTGGTGGCCGCGTGGGCGATCAGCAGGGCCGACCGCGCGCGCCTCAACATCGAGGGGGCCTACCAGCACGTGCTGATGGACATGTTCGCCTCGGGCGCGGCCGTGGCCGCCGGTGTGGTGGTGATGCTGACCGGCTGGGTGCGCGCGGACGCGGTCGCGACCCTGGTGGTCGTCGCGCTGATGGTCAGGGGTGCGTGGCCGCTGCTGCGCGAGTCGGGCCGGGTGCTGCTCAACGCGGCCCCCGCGCACGTGCGCCCCGACGACCTCGGCACCGACATGCTGGCCGTCGACGGCGTGGTCGAGGTCCACGACCTGCACGTATGGGCACTCGACGGCGAGCAGGCCGCGCTGTCGGCGCACGTGCTCGTCGGCGAGCCGGCCGACTGCCACGAGGTGCGCCAGGCGCTCGAGCGCAGGCTGGCCGCCGCACACGGGATCCGGCACACCACCCTGCAGGTCGACCACTTCGGCGAGCGGCCTGCCGACGTCGAGCACTGCGAGGTCGCGCACGGCCAGGTGCATCGCCGTCGACAGTACAGCGGATGA
- a CDS encoding cation diffusion facilitator family transporter — translation MLLMTGLPQLRLGPPPARRAVLARRVRLLVAATIAYNVIEAVVAITAGRVAGSTALIGFGLDSIIEVSSAAAVAWQFSAADHEARERSALRIIAVSFFALAAYVTFEAVQALVAGHRPEHSTVGMVLAALSLAVMPALSYAQRRAGRELGSRSAVADSKQTLLCTYLSAVLLVGLAANSLLGWWWADPVAALVIAVVAVKEGREAWRGDACCGPAAALRPGAECADGCCSTGADG, via the coding sequence ATGCTGCTGATGACCGGACTGCCGCAGCTGCGGCTCGGCCCGCCTCCGGCCCGCCGGGCGGTGCTGGCCCGCCGGGTGCGGCTGCTGGTCGCCGCGACCATCGCCTACAACGTGATCGAGGCGGTCGTCGCGATCACGGCCGGGCGCGTGGCCGGCTCGACCGCGCTCATCGGCTTCGGACTCGACTCGATCATCGAGGTGTCCTCGGCCGCTGCCGTGGCCTGGCAGTTCTCCGCCGCCGACCACGAGGCCCGGGAGCGTTCGGCGCTGAGGATCATCGCGGTCTCGTTCTTCGCCCTGGCCGCCTACGTCACCTTCGAGGCCGTGCAGGCGCTGGTCGCGGGCCACCGCCCCGAGCACTCCACGGTCGGCATGGTGCTGGCGGCGCTGTCGCTCGCGGTGATGCCGGCGCTGTCGTACGCCCAGCGCCGGGCCGGGCGGGAGCTCGGCTCGCGCAGCGCGGTGGCGGACTCGAAGCAGACGCTGCTGTGCACGTACCTGTCGGCGGTGCTGCTGGTGGGGCTGGCGGCGAACAGCCTGCTCGGCTGGTGGTGGGCCGATCCGGTCGCGGCGCTGGTCATCGCGGTGGTCGCGGTCAAGGAGGGCCGGGAGGCGTGGCGCGGCGACGCCTGCTGCGGCCCGGCGGCGGCGCTGCGTCCCGGTGCCGAGTGCGCCGACGGGTGCTGCTCCACCGGGGCCGACGGCTGA
- a CDS encoding sulfite exporter TauE/SafE family protein produces the protein MSVNLVSVLLLGLLAGGVSCAAVQGGLLAGLVSRQRRPVPADPGPRRGQPAAGPGDDLAPVGGFLAGKLLSHTLLGVLLGLLGTAVQLGMHVRAMVQVGAGLLIIAMGLAQLGVKAFRGLTFTPPASWTRLVRGRARSQSALAPAVLGVASVLIPCGVTLSVMALAVASGSPWQGAAIMAVFVLGTAPLFTLLGYAAARARRAAGAWARRLAVTTGVVVLALGAYTLNGGLELSGSPVAASQLAYALGLGGDEPDAVTGDRVTVADGRQTVVVSAVTGAYEPASLQVAAGLPTTLIVRSAKARGCVRAFVIPDLGIEKILPISGDTRIDLGVLKPGTLAYSCSMGMYTGRLTITEATP, from the coding sequence GTGTCGGTCAATCTTGTCTCCGTACTGCTGCTCGGCCTGCTGGCCGGCGGCGTGTCCTGCGCCGCCGTGCAAGGCGGCCTGCTGGCAGGCCTGGTCTCCCGCCAGCGCCGGCCCGTCCCCGCCGATCCCGGCCCCCGCCGCGGGCAGCCCGCCGCCGGGCCCGGTGACGATCTCGCCCCCGTCGGCGGATTCCTCGCCGGCAAGCTGCTGTCGCACACGCTGCTCGGCGTCCTGCTCGGCCTCCTGGGCACCGCGGTCCAGCTGGGCATGCACGTGCGCGCCATGGTCCAGGTCGGCGCCGGGCTGCTCATCATCGCGATGGGCCTGGCCCAGCTGGGCGTCAAGGCGTTCCGCGGCCTCACCTTCACTCCCCCGGCATCGTGGACGCGCCTGGTGCGGGGCAGGGCCCGGTCGCAGTCCGCGCTCGCCCCGGCGGTGCTCGGCGTGGCCAGCGTGCTCATCCCGTGCGGGGTGACGCTGTCGGTGATGGCGCTGGCGGTCGCGTCCGGTTCGCCGTGGCAGGGCGCCGCGATCATGGCGGTGTTCGTCCTCGGCACCGCGCCGCTGTTCACGCTGCTCGGCTACGCCGCCGCCCGCGCCCGCCGCGCCGCCGGCGCCTGGGCCCGCCGCCTCGCCGTCACCACCGGCGTGGTGGTCCTCGCCCTGGGCGCGTACACCCTCAACGGCGGCCTGGAACTGTCCGGCTCCCCCGTGGCGGCCAGCCAGCTGGCGTACGCGCTCGGCCTGGGCGGCGACGAACCGGACGCCGTCACCGGGGACCGGGTGACCGTCGCCGACGGCCGCCAGACGGTGGTCGTCAGCGCGGTCACCGGCGCCTACGAGCCCGCCAGCCTGCAGGTCGCCGCCGGTCTGCCCACGACGCTGATCGTGCGGTCGGCGAAGGCGCGCGGCTGCGTGCGCGCGTTCGTGATCCCGGACCTGGGCATCGAGAAGATCCTGCCGATCAGCGGCGACACGCGCATCGACCTCGGCGTGCTCAAGCCCGGCACGTTGGCGTACTCGTGCAGCATGGGCATGTACACCGGCCGCCTGACGATCACGGAGGCGACGCCGTGA
- a CDS encoding sigma-70 family RNA polymerase sigma factor, whose amino-acid sequence MPSTSTGEAALVTAAQAGDRRALAALLETYLPFAYTIVRRALGSGADVDDVVQETMLRAVRELRELRDPRTFRAWLGTIAVRQVSTHLQRRRSAEPYTGGGLDDLIETADADASFEGVTMLRLNVAAQRRQAALAARWLDDDDRVLLSLWWLEVAGRLTRTELAAAAGVSVAHAGVRVQRLRQQLEQCRALLAALDERPRCPGLESLAAGWDGTPGSAWRKRLTRHVRDCATCAGAAGGLVAAEQLLTGFALLPVPVALTAAVLGKGAVTGTSSVTLAAKAGVLGNLAKTFAASPIAATAVTGSVVAAAAVAAIAWPSPSPAPPPSTVAPQPPAVTTSAALPPSPSPSRTRPAPSATTRSSPAPAAPLTTGPFSLEAGGEPGLFATTADGLAVLAPLSAASGADTRATATFQAVSGLADAKCFSFRASDGRYLRHSSWRLRLDPAIGTELFRGDATFCVRPGPSAGTVLLEASNYPGWFVHRRGTQLWVDHSDGSAAFQAESAFRVRPPLAE is encoded by the coding sequence ATGCCTTCCACCAGCACCGGCGAGGCCGCTCTCGTCACCGCGGCGCAAGCGGGCGACCGGCGTGCGCTCGCCGCCCTGCTCGAGACGTACCTGCCCTTCGCGTACACCATCGTGCGCCGTGCCCTCGGCTCCGGCGCCGACGTGGACGACGTGGTGCAGGAGACCATGCTGCGCGCCGTACGCGAGCTGCGCGAACTGCGCGACCCGCGCACCTTCCGGGCGTGGCTGGGCACCATCGCCGTCCGGCAGGTCAGCACCCACCTGCAGCGGCGGCGCAGCGCCGAGCCGTACACCGGCGGCGGGCTCGACGACCTGATCGAGACGGCCGACGCGGACGCGTCGTTCGAGGGCGTGACGATGCTGCGCCTGAACGTCGCCGCGCAGCGGCGGCAGGCGGCCCTCGCCGCCCGGTGGCTGGACGACGACGACCGGGTGCTGCTCTCGCTGTGGTGGCTGGAGGTCGCGGGCAGGCTGACCCGCACCGAGCTGGCGGCGGCCGCCGGGGTGAGCGTGGCCCACGCCGGGGTACGCGTTCAGCGCCTGCGGCAGCAGCTGGAGCAGTGCCGCGCCCTGCTCGCAGCCCTCGACGAGCGGCCGCGCTGCCCCGGGCTGGAGAGCCTGGCCGCCGGGTGGGACGGCACGCCGGGCTCGGCCTGGCGCAAGCGCCTGACCCGGCACGTGCGCGACTGCGCCACCTGCGCCGGGGCCGCGGGCGGACTGGTCGCCGCCGAGCAGCTGCTGACCGGGTTCGCCCTGCTGCCCGTCCCGGTCGCGCTCACCGCCGCCGTGCTCGGCAAGGGCGCCGTCACCGGGACGTCGTCGGTGACGCTGGCAGCCAAGGCCGGGGTGCTCGGCAATCTCGCGAAGACGTTCGCGGCCTCGCCGATCGCCGCGACCGCCGTGACCGGATCCGTGGTCGCCGCCGCCGCGGTGGCCGCGATCGCCTGGCCGTCGCCGTCACCCGCGCCGCCCCCGTCCACCGTGGCGCCGCAGCCACCGGCCGTGACCACATCTGCCGCCTTGCCACCCTCGCCGAGCCCCTCCCGCACCCGTCCGGCCCCCAGCGCCACCACGCGGTCGTCACCGGCCCCGGCGGCCCCGCTGACGACCGGGCCGTTCTCGCTGGAGGCGGGCGGTGAGCCCGGCCTGTTCGCCACGACCGCGGACGGGCTGGCCGTGCTGGCGCCGCTGTCGGCCGCCAGCGGCGCCGACACGCGCGCAACGGCGACCTTCCAGGCCGTCTCCGGTCTGGCCGACGCGAAGTGCTTCTCCTTCCGCGCCTCGGACGGCCGCTACCTGCGCCACTCCTCGTGGCGGCTGCGGCTGGACCCGGCGATCGGCACGGAGCTGTTCCGCGGCGACGCCACCTTCTGCGTACGCCCCGGGCCGTCAGCGGGCACGGTGCTGCTCGAAGCGTCGAACTACCCTGGCTGGTTCGTGCACCGGCGTGGCACGCAGCTGTGGGTCGACCACAGCGACGGCTCGGCGGCCTTCCAGGCGGAGAGCGCCTTCCGGGTCCGCCCGCCGCTGGCCGAGTGA
- a CDS encoding ArsR/SmtB family transcription factor: MGALTHGQVLARFGHALSDPTRARLLLALRDAPAYPADLADLLGVSRQNLSNHLACLRGCGLVVATPEGRRSRYELSDPRLAHALGDLLGVVLAVDPSVCPAAQTEECC, translated from the coding sequence ATCGGCGCCCTCACCCACGGGCAGGTTCTGGCCCGCTTCGGCCACGCCCTGTCCGACCCGACCCGCGCGCGGCTGCTGCTGGCCCTGCGGGATGCCCCCGCCTACCCCGCCGACCTGGCCGACCTGCTCGGCGTGAGCCGGCAGAACCTGTCCAACCACCTCGCCTGCCTGCGCGGCTGCGGCCTGGTCGTGGCGACCCCGGAGGGACGCCGCTCGCGCTACGAGCTGTCCGACCCGCGCCTGGCGCACGCCCTCGGCGACCTGCTCGGGGTGGTGCTGGCGGTCGACCCGAGCGTCTGCCCGGCCGCGCAGACCGAGGAATGCTGCTGA
- a CDS encoding cation transporter: protein MTTYTFAVTGMHCASCGILIDETLEEEVAGVQRAETSVRRGRTVVTADDGLDPAVIAAAITAAGYQAVLDATP, encoded by the coding sequence GTGACCACCTACACCTTCGCGGTGACCGGCATGCACTGCGCCAGCTGCGGCATCCTCATCGACGAGACGCTGGAGGAAGAGGTCGCCGGCGTCCAGCGGGCGGAGACGTCCGTGCGCCGCGGCCGCACCGTGGTGACCGCCGACGACGGCCTGGACCCGGCCGTCATCGCCGCCGCGATCACCGCGGCCGGCTATCAAGCCGTGCTTGACGCCACCCCCTGA